A genome region from Methylorubrum populi includes the following:
- a CDS encoding LysR substrate-binding domain-containing protein has protein sequence MLHHRLLGYLDEVARSGSIRRAATRLNVASSAVNRQILSLEEEMGTPLFERLPRGLRLTAAGEVLVRHVRDTLNGHERMLAQVASLKGLTRGEVTVATMASIAAGVLPGVIRTFRETHPRIVVKVLVLPVDQIAAALLAGEADLALAYRLPPDPRMRCIAEFEHRLGAVMAPDHPLNGRYQVRMADCLEYPLVVADRSMTLRDVLELLVPEGTSFTPVVETNSIELMKRLAQTPPHITFVNLSDVGEEIRRGVLAFTPISDASAIIQRASLMQRARSALDGPAHLLAARIQAEFERQSVPD, from the coding sequence ATGCTGCATCATCGCCTGCTGGGATACCTCGACGAGGTGGCCCGCAGCGGCTCGATCCGCCGGGCGGCCACGCGCCTCAACGTCGCGTCGAGCGCCGTCAACCGTCAGATCCTCTCGCTGGAGGAGGAGATGGGGACGCCGCTGTTCGAGCGGCTGCCGCGAGGCCTGCGTCTCACCGCGGCGGGCGAGGTGCTGGTGCGGCACGTGCGCGACACGCTGAACGGCCACGAGCGCATGCTGGCGCAGGTCGCCTCGCTCAAGGGCCTGACCCGCGGCGAGGTGACGGTGGCGACGATGGCGAGCATCGCCGCCGGGGTGCTGCCGGGGGTGATCCGCACCTTCCGCGAGACTCATCCCCGCATCGTCGTCAAGGTTCTGGTCCTGCCGGTCGATCAGATCGCCGCCGCCCTGCTCGCGGGCGAGGCCGACCTCGCTTTGGCCTACCGGCTCCCGCCCGATCCGCGCATGCGCTGCATCGCCGAGTTCGAACACCGGCTCGGCGCGGTGATGGCGCCCGACCATCCCCTCAACGGCCGCTATCAGGTGCGCATGGCCGATTGCCTCGAATATCCCCTCGTCGTCGCCGACCGCTCGATGACCCTGCGCGACGTGCTCGAACTCCTCGTGCCCGAGGGCACGAGCTTCACGCCCGTGGTCGAGACGAACTCGATCGAGCTGATGAAGCGCCTCGCCCAGACGCCGCCGCACATCACCTTCGTCAACCTCTCGGATGTCGGCGAGGAGATCCGCCGCGGTGTGCTGGCCTTCACGCCGATCTCGGATGCCAGCGCGATCATCCAGCGGGCGTCGCTGATGCAGCGCGCCCGCTCCGCGCTCGACGGGCCCGCCCACCTCCTCGCCGCACGGATCCAGGCCGAGTTCGAGCGCCAGAGCGTTCCGGACTGA
- a CDS encoding ABC transporter substrate-binding protein: MRSFRFDTGASTLLAGTLAMAGPAQAADKIVFLTSWYAQAEHGGFYQAKATGLYEKAGLDVEIRMGGPQVNGMQLMLAGEADAIMGYDIQVLQAVEKGLPAVTVAASFQYDLQGMMTHDDVTALAGVKDKTILVSSAGMTAWWPWLKKKYALSDAQVRAYTFNLQPFFADRNVVQQAYPSSEPFQAQEKGVPVNFYLFAKDGYPPYGTTIVTTRKLAEGKPEAMRRFVAASMEGWKSYIENPGPANVLIKAANPKMSDGQIAFGIARMKALKVLGGEENVPIGTMTEARWKASYDYLVEAGLLKASTDWKRAFSLDFMPVLSARAE; encoded by the coding sequence ATGCGGTCGTTCAGGTTCGATACGGGGGCCTCCACCCTTCTGGCGGGCACCCTGGCGATGGCCGGGCCGGCGCAGGCGGCGGACAAGATCGTCTTCCTGACGAGCTGGTACGCCCAGGCCGAACACGGCGGCTTCTACCAAGCCAAGGCCACCGGCCTCTACGAGAAGGCCGGGCTCGACGTCGAGATCCGCATGGGCGGGCCGCAGGTCAACGGCATGCAGCTCATGCTCGCGGGCGAGGCCGACGCGATCATGGGCTACGACATCCAAGTGCTCCAGGCGGTCGAGAAGGGCCTGCCCGCAGTGACCGTGGCGGCCTCGTTCCAGTACGACCTCCAGGGGATGATGACCCACGACGACGTGACCGCGCTCGCGGGCGTCAAGGACAAGACGATCCTCGTCTCCTCCGCCGGCATGACCGCGTGGTGGCCCTGGCTGAAGAAGAAATACGCGCTCTCGGATGCCCAAGTGCGGGCCTATACCTTCAACCTGCAGCCCTTCTTCGCCGACAGGAATGTCGTGCAGCAGGCCTATCCCTCCTCGGAGCCGTTCCAGGCGCAGGAGAAGGGCGTTCCGGTCAACTTCTATCTCTTCGCCAAGGACGGCTATCCGCCCTACGGCACCACGATCGTGACGACGCGCAAGTTGGCCGAGGGCAAGCCGGAGGCAATGCGCAGGTTCGTGGCCGCCTCCATGGAGGGCTGGAAGAGCTACATAGAGAATCCGGGTCCCGCCAACGTCCTGATCAAGGCGGCCAACCCGAAGATGAGCGACGGCCAGATCGCCTTCGGCATCGCCCGGATGAAGGCGCTCAAGGTGCTGGGCGGCGAGGAGAACGTCCCCATCGGCACCATGACGGAGGCCCGCTGGAAGGCGTCCTACGACTACCTCGTCGAGGCGGGCCTGCTCAAAGCCTCCACGGACTGGAAACGGGCCTTCAGCCTCGATTTCATGCCCGTCCTCTCGGCCAGGGCGGAGTGA
- a CDS encoding ABC transporter ATP-binding protein, with protein sequence MAALAQMAYPRAAQAEAAAPAPIPVSTPAPERPMRPAANAAPAIEILSAEKVFADGTRGLAPVDLTVREGEFLSLIGPSGCGKSTLLSLVANLGEPSDGRLLWWRGGFNGVGAEGRRMSVVFQDATLMPWLRIASNVRLPLDLAGVKKAESAPRVQAALDGVGLGEKGKKYPRQLSGGMRMRAAIARGLVTEPNLLLMDEPFGALDEFTRNKLDADLVDLWWRRSLTVLFVTHSIYEAVFLSTRIVVMAARPGRIFSELTIDEPHPRGDAFRRSPRFAEYCQRLSALLTEASLASDPATAEARA encoded by the coding sequence ATGGCGGCGCTCGCGCAGATGGCCTATCCGCGGGCGGCGCAGGCTGAGGCGGCCGCTCCGGCCCCCATTCCGGTCTCCACGCCGGCCCCCGAGCGGCCGATGCGGCCCGCCGCCAACGCGGCGCCGGCCATCGAGATCCTCTCGGCCGAGAAGGTGTTCGCCGACGGCACCCGCGGGCTCGCCCCGGTCGACCTGACGGTGCGCGAGGGCGAGTTCCTGTCGCTGATCGGGCCCTCGGGCTGCGGCAAGAGCACCCTGCTCTCGCTCGTGGCTAATCTCGGCGAGCCGAGCGACGGACGCCTGCTGTGGTGGCGCGGCGGGTTCAACGGCGTCGGCGCGGAAGGGCGGCGCATGTCGGTGGTGTTCCAGGACGCCACCTTGATGCCGTGGCTGCGCATCGCAAGCAACGTGCGCCTTCCGCTCGATCTGGCCGGCGTGAAGAAGGCCGAGTCCGCCCCCCGCGTCCAGGCCGCGCTCGATGGGGTCGGGCTCGGCGAAAAAGGCAAGAAGTATCCGCGCCAGCTCTCCGGCGGCATGCGCATGCGCGCGGCCATCGCCCGCGGCCTCGTCACCGAGCCGAACCTCCTGCTCATGGACGAGCCGTTCGGTGCGCTGGACGAGTTCACCCGCAACAAGCTCGACGCCGACCTCGTGGATCTCTGGTGGCGGCGCTCGCTCACCGTGCTGTTCGTGACCCACTCGATCTACGAGGCGGTGTTTCTCTCGACCCGCATCGTCGTGATGGCGGCCCGCCCCGGGCGCATCTTTTCCGAATTGACCATCGACGAGCCGCATCCCCGCGGTGACGCGTTCCGGCGCTCTCCGCGCTTCGCCGAATATTGCCAGCGCCTCTCGGCGCTGCTGACCGAGGCGTCGCTGGCGAGCGACCCCGCCACCGCGGAGGCGCGGGCATGA
- a CDS encoding ABC transporter permease — protein MKRPLIRDPRVQAALPPLLVGLAMLSLWEAACRGFAIPDYLFPAPSVIAASLVQNGPDLLRALWSTMRVTLIAFALSTVLGTLVAFLFVQSRFIERGFFPYAVMLQVTPVVAVAPLIIILVRDTQVALVICATIIAIFPVISNTTVGLRSVDPGLSNLMRVYRASRLQTLMRLRIPSALGYFFAGLRISSGLALIGAVVAEFVAGTGGRSAGLAYEILQAGFQLDIPRMFAALSLITAAGILLFLAMSGLSRLALGSWGDPERA, from the coding sequence ATGAAGAGGCCGCTGATCCGGGACCCCCGCGTCCAGGCGGCGCTGCCGCCGCTCCTCGTCGGCCTTGCGATGCTGAGCCTGTGGGAGGCCGCCTGCCGCGGCTTCGCCATTCCCGACTACCTGTTCCCGGCCCCTTCCGTGATCGCCGCCTCGCTCGTCCAGAACGGGCCGGACCTGCTGCGGGCGCTGTGGAGCACGATGCGGGTGACGCTGATCGCCTTCGCGCTCTCGACCGTGCTCGGCACGCTCGTCGCCTTCCTGTTCGTGCAGAGCCGCTTCATCGAGCGCGGCTTCTTCCCCTACGCGGTGATGCTGCAGGTGACGCCCGTGGTGGCGGTGGCCCCGCTCATCATCATCCTCGTGCGCGACACGCAGGTCGCGCTGGTGATCTGCGCCACCATCATCGCGATCTTTCCCGTCATCTCGAACACGACCGTCGGCCTGCGCAGCGTCGATCCGGGGTTGTCCAACCTGATGCGGGTCTACCGCGCGAGCCGCCTCCAGACGCTCATGCGCCTGCGCATCCCGAGCGCGCTCGGCTACTTCTTCGCGGGCCTGCGCATCTCCTCCGGGCTCGCCCTGATCGGCGCGGTGGTGGCGGAGTTCGTGGCCGGCACCGGAGGCCGCAGCGCGGGACTGGCCTACGAGATCCTCCAGGCGGGCTTCCAGCTCGACATCCCGCGGATGTTCGCCGCGCTCTCGCTGATCACCGCCGCCGGCATCCTGCTGTTCCTCGCCATGAGCGGCCTGAGCCGCCTCGCGCTCGGCTCCTGGGGCGATCCCGAGCGCGCCTGA